GGCACGTGTCGGAAGGGGTTTGAACTTAATCGATTTTTACGGGATTGTCGGCGAAGGTAATCGAGAGCCATAGGGGGGCGCCATGAACTTAAAGTCAGAGCTTTCAGAGCAAGAAGAGCACCGCCTCGACGCATATCTTGCCCGCGTGCAGGGTGGCACCATTCCCAACATCGAAGCGCTTGATGGCTTTTTCGCGGCATTAGCTTGCTGCCCGGACCTGATCATGCCGAGCGAGTACATGAGCGTTCTGCAAAGCGGAGAAACCGAAGACGGCGATCTGGTTTTCGAAGACCTGGCCGAGGCCCAGGAGTTCACCGAGCTGGTCGGCCGTCACTGGAATCATGTGAACCGCCAACTTGATACCGCCGACGTCTACCTGCCTCAACTGTACGAGGATGAAGAGGGTAACGTCCGAGGCAATCATTGGGCGCAGGGATTTCTGGCCGGAACAAATCTGCGTCACGAAATCTGGCGCGAGCTTGTCGACGATGAGAACGAGGGCGGTGCGATGATCCCCATTTTTGCGCTGGCCTATGAGCATCATGAATATCCCAAGATGCGCCCCTACGAAGAGCCCGTGAGCGATGAAAGGCGTGAGGCGCTGATCATCGGAGCGGCAGCCGGCGTCATGCGCATGCACCGGTATTTCCTCAAGCGCCGTGCGGCATACAGTATGCCGTCGGGCACATTCGCGCGATCCGGTGCAAAGACCGGGCGGAACGATCCGTGTCCTTGCGGTTCAGGTAAGAAGTTCAAGCAATGCTGTGGCCGGCGCACCATGCTGCACTGATGTCCCGGCTTGGGAATATGCCGCGCCAATGGTCATCGACCTTTGTGAGCGCATAACTCGATCGCAATCTGGTTCGCGCTGGTGAACTGGGATCGGTCTGTATCATCACAGGCTGGTGCCATTCGAGCAAGATATTGGCCCGTCCCTGACGGGACCGGGTCCTAGTCCGGCGCGCCGGACCCGAGCCAGCGTTCCGCCGTCTCGGCCCATGCGGGTGACGCCCCCTCGTGCGGGGTAAAAATATGGCGCCCGCCGCGCAGGCGCGCGGGCAAGTAGGGCAATGGTCTGCGCCGGGCTTCAACGGGCCTTTGGCCCGCTCAGCCCCGCGCAGGCTCGATCCTGTTTGATTTGGGCCGCCCAACATCCCGGGTTCGGAAAGTAAAAAGACAAGCGCCGCGTGCCGCGTCGTCTTCGCCGGGGACCCCGTGTCCTCGGCCTCTGCTTTTGCGGCCAAAATCCTTATTCAGCCTGTTCCAGCCTGAAACGTTTTTGACCTTTGGGGCCTGCGGGCCGCGCAATGTCCCCGTCTGCGATCCTTTGACTGTCCGCCCCCGGGCCGTGGGTCGGGCTTCGCTCCCACCCACTCTGTTCCGCCGGAAACATGCGTTTCCGGTCAGATCAGATTGGCCGCGGCGCAGCCCATAGGCGGAGAGAGGGGCACGGGGCCCCGCCCGCGAGAGAGAAGGAGGCCACAGATGGCTTGCAGATATCAGCCCCCGAAGTTCTGGACCTGCGATTGTGATCGCACCACCGGCGGACACATCATCGCAGGGCATTATTCGGCATGCGTCTATTGCGGCAAGACCCTCGCGAGCTTGAAAGAGATCGTCGTGCCGTCTGGCCTGGGCGGTGTCTTCACCGTGGAGATCCTCGAGGTGGGCGACGCACGCGCCAAGGTGCAGGTGGTGGGCAGTGCGAACGGCTATAACCAGCTGCCCCCGTTTGACGTGGCGCTGAAGGACATCGCGCCGCGCTGGAAGCGGGAGGCGACGGTATGAGCCTGCAGCCCGATTATCACAGCGACGACTTCGCCACCGCCCGGCTCGACGCCATGGTCACCCTGCGCGACGCCGCGCGGGAGGCCCGGGCCGCGCTCTATGCGGCCCTCAATCGGCTGGAGCTCAAAGACCTCGACGGCGAGGAAGGCCCGTTCATCGACGATTGCCTCGTGGCCATCGCCATGCTCGAGGAGGCGCTCAAGTGACCTTGCAAGAGATCAAGGCAGCCGTGGACGCGGGACACCGCGTTCACTGGGCCAACCCGGGCTATCGCGTCACCCGCGACCAGCTTGGGCAATATCTGATCCTCTACACCCGCACCGGTGATGCCATCGGGCTGACGGACCAGACCGGCACACTGCTCAATGGCGCGCCGGATGAATTCTTTATCGGCGAGACGGCAGAGGAGGCCGCGCAATGACCAAGGTTCAGATCACGCAAGACCTGCGCCGCGAAGACGGCACCGGCTGGCAGGTGGGCGAGGTAGACGGCTGGCAGGTCGCACGGGAATTCGTGCGACCGCTGGACAGCTTCGATCCGGAGACCGGCAGCTTTGCCTATGCCCTCGGCCCGGCGATCCCCGGGCCATGGTGCTACAATGTCACAGGCTTCACCACGCGGCCCGATTGGCCGGAGCATCCCCAGTATGACGGCAATTGCGGACATGTCGCGCGTAGCGATGGCAGCACGCAGCCTGTGCGCCTCTTTGGCCGCACGCTCTTCGTGACGCCCCATGGCACGGAGAGCTGGACCCACTGAGCACTGCCGCGCTGCCGGAGCCCCCGGCGGCGCTGCATTCAAAATTTCCGGTCGGCGCGCGGGAGGCCCCCGCTTGCCGACCGGAACGGCGCAAGGCGCCGGATTGCGCGATGGGTGTCCAAAGGAATGGCCGACATCTACATGTTGTGCCGTGCTCGATAGGGTGCATAACATGGTTGACCTTGATCCCCTTTTGTTCCAGTCTGGGGCTATCAACAAAGGAGCTGCCCCTATGTCTGATGCCGCTGAACTTCAGCACGCCCCGACGCCGCTGCCGCCGACGCAAAAGCAAATCCTCTATGCGCGCCAGCTGTCCCTGCAGGCCAACGCCGTGCTGCCCTGGCAGGCGCAGCAGGATCGCCGGGCTTTGTCGCGCTGGATCGATGAGCAGAAGGCCGTGGCGCGTAATTCGGATGCTGCCCGCCGGCCGACCTCCAAGCAGGTCGCCTTTGCCGAGCGTCTGGCCGCCATGAAGCGCACCCATGTGCCGGATGAATGTTTCCAGGATCGCCAACTGATGAGCCGGTGGATCG
This genomic window from Paracoccus sediminicola contains:
- a CDS encoding UPF0149 family protein encodes the protein MNLKSELSEQEEHRLDAYLARVQGGTIPNIEALDGFFAALACCPDLIMPSEYMSVLQSGETEDGDLVFEDLAEAQEFTELVGRHWNHVNRQLDTADVYLPQLYEDEEGNVRGNHWAQGFLAGTNLRHEIWRELVDDENEGGAMIPIFALAYEHHEYPKMRPYEEPVSDERREALIIGAAAGVMRMHRYFLKRRAAYSMPSGTFARSGAKTGRNDPCPCGSGKKFKQCCGRRTMLH